The window GGAATAGAAGTTTATATAGCGTCTATATTATTCGGTATCCCTGCAATAATTGCAATTATATATAATGGAGTCAGTTTAGGATTAACTGGGGCATTATTAAGTCATTTCATGCCAAAAGGATGGATTCAGTATATAATATATCTAATTCCTCATGGAATATTTGAGTTTACAGCAATGGTTATCCAATCAGTTGCAGGAATCCTGTTATTCCTATTCATAGTAGACTTTTTAAAGGGATTAATTAGAAGTGAAAAGAATGGATTTAAGGAAAAAGTCATCTTTTCATATGAAGAAAACAATAAAAGATTTATTCAAAGTCTGGTATTGATGATTTTTTGTACAATATTATTGCTTATAGCAGCTCCAATTGAAGCATATGTCTCTATTCCATTATCTAATTTTATATTAGGAGTTTAATTTAATAGGATTTGAGATAAAATAATTCAATTTTTTAATTTTTATTCTTATATTACTCAATTTCCTATTTTTTTAACCTTTTTTTATTATAATTTCTACTATTTTTTATCTTTTTTTACCCAGTTTTCACAACTGTCATCCTGTTTAATCAGTTTTTTATGATAATTGCAAAAGAATTGGGTGCATAAATCCAAATCAAATTCTAAATATTTGCAATTATAACATTCTTTCTCTTCTCTTTTTTCCATATCTATAGTATAGTTTTTATACTATTTAAGATAAATTTATAAATATATTAAATTTTATACAATTAAAAAGAATTTCAAAATCAAATATTGGATTAATTTAAAAAAATTAGGGAGAATTATAGATGAGACATATATCAGTGGCTTCTGCACCGGGAAAGACAATTCTTTTCGGTGAGCATTCAGTAGTTTATGATGAACCGGCTATTGCAGGTGCAGTCAATAAAAGGGCTACAGTAAGCATTCGCAAATCAAATAACAATTACTCTACATTAAAGTCCAATGATTTAGGTTTTGAAGTGAAGATGGATACTCGTAGAGGAACTTATACATTAGTTAGAGGAAAGCCTGGCATTATTCGCTATATCTTAAATGCTATGGGAAAGTTCCATGATCACAGTAACATTGACATGAGCTTGTCCCTTAATTTGCCTATAGGTTCAGGTTTAGGTTCTTCTGCTGCTGTAACTGTCGCTACAATTGCTGCATTGCATCATTTTCATGGTGTTGAATTCAATAAGGAAACTTTGGCGCATGAAGCTCATGGAGTGGAAGAGGATGTTCAAGGTATAGCAAGTCCATTGGATACATTGATAAGTACATATGGCGGATTAATCTACTTGTCTCGTGAAAAGAGGATAGTCCATTTTGACAGTCATTTGGATGCTCCATTTGTTGTGGGATTCACAAATAAGTATGGAAACACTGCTAAAATGGTTAAGAACGTAAAGACATTAAAGGAAACCTATCCTGAATTGGTCAATCCTATAATCTCTACAATGGGCAAGATTGCTAATGAGGCAAGAGTTGCAATCATAAAGAATGATGTGGAAAGGATAGCTGAACTCATGAATTTGAATCAGGGATTGCTTGACTCTTTAGGTGTAAACACTTATGAATTGTCCAGAATGATTTATACTGCTCGTGACAATGGAGCGCTAGCATCCAAAATCACTGGTTCTGGTGGTGGGGGAAGTATAATTTCCCTATGTAGGGAAGACAATGTGGATGAAGTTGCAGAGGCAATAAATGTTGAAGATAAGACAATTAAAGTCAAGTTCTCAAAGGATGGTGTTTTAGTAAATAGGAGAGCTCCTCCTTTGCCTTAGATTTGTGATTGCAATGAAAACTGTTTATAATTATTTTTCATTTTTCTAAATTTATTTTAAATATTATTTATAATATTTTTTTAAATATTATTTTAAATATTATTTTAAAAATTATTTTTAATTATAGTGTGATTTTATGATTATTTTAAAGATTGGCGGAAGCATATTAACTGAAAAGGACTCAGCGGAACCTAAAGTGGATTATGAAAACTTGAATCGTATTGCAGAGGAAATCAGAGAGTCTTTATATGCTGAAGAAATCAGCAATGACTTGATAGATGGTCTTGTAATTGTTCATGGTGCAGGCTCATTTGGTCACCCACCTGCTAAAAAGTATCAAATTGGCCAACCTTTTGAAATGAAGGATTACCTTGAAAAGAGGATAGGATTTGCTGAAGTTCAAAATGAGGTCAAGAAATTGAATTCAATCATCTGTGAATCCTTGATTGAACATGGCATTCCAGTTATTGCCATACCTCCATCTTCCTTTATAACTTCACACAATAAAAGGATTTATGATTTTGACTTGAACTTAATAAAGACATATCTTAGGGAAGGTTTCGTGCCTGTTCTCTTTGGAGATGTCGTTATTGATGATGAAGTTAAGATTGCAGTTATATCTGGAGACCAAGTGCTTCAATACATTGCTAAGTTCCTAAAGTCTGATAGGATTGTTCTTGGAACTGATGTTGCGGGGGTTTATACTAAAAACCCTAAAACTCATGATGATGCAGTTCATATTGATGAAGTGAACTCCATTGAAGACATCAAGTTCTTGGAATCCACTACCAATGTTGATGTAACCGGAGGGATGGTTGGAAAGGTAAAAGAGCTTTTAGACCTTGCAGATTATGGAATAAGTTCTGAAATCATCAATGCAAATGAGGAAGGGGCCATTGCAAAGGCATTGCAGGGCATGAAAGTGAATGGAACTAAAATCTGCAGAAAATAATTTTAGTTCTTCATTGCTCTTTTTTACTTTTATTTATTCTTTTTTAGTATTATTTAACCTTTTTTTAAAGAATTTTTTCTTAAAATACTCTATTTTTACCCAATATTTAAATATAATGAAAATAAAAAATTATAAATAGTTAAAATATATGCAATTTTCACATATTTTGAATTTAAAAAATTAGAATTAATATTAAGTCGGATTTTAATCTTTTTAAATTCATTCGGGACCTAATTAAACACGTAAGAATATTTTATTTAATTTAACTTTTATTTATAAGGGCTTTTTTAAATTTAATTTTTCTATTTATAAGAATTTTACATTGATTAGTTTATTTTAGATATTTAAACTACTTTTAAAGGTTTACTATTTAAAAAATAGTTGATTATCTAGAGTTTATTTAATTGCTTTTTTTAGGTTCTAATGATTTAATAGTGCTTAGTATTAATTTAAACATATTATACTTACATTTTATTAATAATTAAAGAGGAAACAATGATTTCAGATAGAAAATTAGAACATCTATTGATTTGTAAGAATTATGATGTTAATTATAAGGATAAGACTACAGGCTTTGAGGATATTGAATTGATCCATAGGGCATTGCCTGAAGTTCATAAAGAGGAAATTGATATTTCAACAGAAGTTTTCGGCAAGAAATTGGAATCCCCTTTATTCATTACAGCAATCACTGGAGGACATCCTGCTGCTAAGGACATAAATAAGGAATTGGCTACTGTTGCAGAAGATAAGCAAATAGGTTTAGGTTTAGGTAGTCAAAGGGCAGCTATTGTAAATCCAGAACTTAGA is drawn from uncultured Methanobrevibacter sp. and contains these coding sequences:
- a CDS encoding stage II sporulation protein M, coding for MDIITKFKDLLIDSLKENKKMILVFYAIFFISFILSAALVGGHMENVIDDTPDSAGGSKDGNVTATELFLHNELGGIEVYIASILFGIPAIIAIIYNGVSLGLTGALLSHFMPKGWIQYIIYLIPHGIFEFTAMVIQSVAGILLFLFIVDFLKGLIRSEKNGFKEKVIFSYEENNKRFIQSLVLMIFCTILLLIAAPIEAYVSIPLSNFILGV
- the mvk gene encoding mevalonate kinase → MRHISVASAPGKTILFGEHSVVYDEPAIAGAVNKRATVSIRKSNNNYSTLKSNDLGFEVKMDTRRGTYTLVRGKPGIIRYILNAMGKFHDHSNIDMSLSLNLPIGSGLGSSAAVTVATIAALHHFHGVEFNKETLAHEAHGVEEDVQGIASPLDTLISTYGGLIYLSREKRIVHFDSHLDAPFVVGFTNKYGNTAKMVKNVKTLKETYPELVNPIISTMGKIANEARVAIIKNDVERIAELMNLNQGLLDSLGVNTYELSRMIYTARDNGALASKITGSGGGGSIISLCREDNVDEVAEAINVEDKTIKVKFSKDGVLVNRRAPPLP
- a CDS encoding isopentenyl phosphate kinase; this translates as MIILKIGGSILTEKDSAEPKVDYENLNRIAEEIRESLYAEEISNDLIDGLVIVHGAGSFGHPPAKKYQIGQPFEMKDYLEKRIGFAEVQNEVKKLNSIICESLIEHGIPVIAIPPSSFITSHNKRIYDFDLNLIKTYLREGFVPVLFGDVVIDDEVKIAVISGDQVLQYIAKFLKSDRIVLGTDVAGVYTKNPKTHDDAVHIDEVNSIEDIKFLESTTNVDVTGGMVGKVKELLDLADYGISSEIINANEEGAIAKALQGMKVNGTKICRK